A window from Citrus sinensis cultivar Valencia sweet orange chromosome 3, DVS_A1.0, whole genome shotgun sequence encodes these proteins:
- the LOC102612533 gene encoding uncharacterized protein LOC102612533 — MLPSKVNKSLQKGPAQKPTNFKGQSHLQIPTSLSSLIALLSRIMAATLSLLRLPILAQNQQHSHSQSGSKLSTSTQLNCIRKDSNNQQTLVNETLVRFKSAVLPVTTITLPFLLDTKDALAVNGEFGILEGRSVALVHPIVMGSLLVYTLWAGYLGWQWRRVRTIQTDINELKKQVKPTPVTPDGAPAETAPSPVEIKIQQLTEERKELLKGSYRDRHYNAGSILLGFGVLESVGGGVNTYLRAGKLFPGPHLFAGAAITVLWALAAALVPAMQKGSETARNLHIALNALNILLFIWQIPTGIDIVFKVLEFTKWP; from the exons ATGTTGCCAAGTAAAGTTAATAAGTCGTTGCAAAAGGGGCCCGCGCAAAAGCCAACCAATTTTAAGGGGCAATCCCATCTTCAGATTCCCACTTCCTTATCTTCTCTCATAGCCCTGTTATCCCGTATCATGGCGGCCACGCTTAGCCTTCTTAGACTTCCAATTCTTGCCCAGAATCAACAACACTCTCACTCCCAATCTGGCTCAAAGCTCTCCACCTCAACTCAACTAAACTGTATCCGTAAAGACTCGAATAATCAACAAACACTCGTCAATGAGACCCTTGTTCGCTTCAAATCAGCTGTTCTTCCCGTTACAACGATCACATTGCCATTCCTTTTAGATACAAAG GATGCGCTTGCTGTTAATGGGGAATTTGGAATTTTGGAGGGCAGGAGTGTTGCACTTGTGCACCCCATTGTTATGGGTAGTTTGCTCGTGTACACTCTCTGGGCCGGGTATCTGGGCTGGCAATGGAGGCGGGTTCGGACTATCCAGACCGATATTAATGAGCTCAAGAAGCAAGTGAAGCCTACTCCAGTTACTCCTGATGGAGCACCTGCGGAAACAGCCCCATCACctgttgaaattaaaattcagcAACTCACTGAG GAGAGGAAGGAGTTACTGAAAGGGTCTTACAGGGATAGACACTACAATGCAGGATCGATATTGTTAGGCTTTGGGGTGTTGGAGTCTGTTGGTGGAGGAGTCAACACTTACTTGAGAGCAGGAAAGTTATTTCCAGGCCCCCATTTGTTTGCAGGAGCAG CCATTACTGTGCTGTGGGCACTGGCGGCAGCTCTGGTACCTGCAATGCAGAAAGGGAGTGAGACTGCGAGGAATCTTCACATTGCCTTGAATGCATTAAATATTCTGCTATTTATATGGCAAATTCCTACTGGAATTGATATCGTTTTTAAAGTGCTTGAGTTTACTAAATGGCCTTGA
- the LOC102612834 gene encoding vegetative cell wall protein gp1, translating into MATQPPAPRQWFRLPSIGRPAPPVTPTPEPPAPQPRPPMIRAPFRPMGQPPLESIPAPAAVGVSSVPTSPIRRTSVPSSPVPRESPSPPSPPATTSPPKPQVSSPSPTKLPSTSSMPTSPPKPAVTTSPPKPLATTFSVPTSPAKPAPTTFPVITTSPPKPAPTTFPGIRRSPPKPAPTVFPVITTSPPKPAPTTFRVPTSPPKPAPSTFSVPTSPAKPKPAVTAAISTTTSPPRVPSPAPVGPRTLLSDGTPPQSPYKKATAPPPSPLTLPPPQFTSKAETQPTIPAETEQKTVLVQTRSEKPKSWFNGTGNHFDETHKPSSYAHRGNHEVHKEVAKNGKVHRKQFSSDSDEVGMRVITIAGENKGAFMEVIRSPLKHTFDGTPHTLHNKGSLKTQSDGTGWHSFSSSSDEEKSKKDKNYKAKAAMLPPPMGAFMNSNVQGVNNSIVFHSSCSHHDPGVHLSLSRKPSGNGFHVKDKGNGHHS; encoded by the coding sequence ATGGCAACCCAACCACCAGCACCCCGTCAATGGTTCCGTTTACCATCCATAGGTCGCCCAGCCCCACCGGTTACACCAACCCCTGAGCCCCCCGCTCCCCAGCCACGGCCGCCAATGATTCGTGCCCCTTTTAGGCCAATGGGGCAGCCTCCTCTAGAATCTATCCCAGCACCAGCAGCTGTTGGGGTCTCCTCAGTTCCAACATCTCCAATCAGAAGAACTTCCGTTCCGTCTTCTCCGGTCCCCAGAGAATCACCGAGTCCCCCATCTCCTCCAGCCACTACATCACCTCCTAAACCTCAAGTATCATCTCCTTCTCCCACAAAGCTACCTAGCACCTCTTCAATGCCAACATCTCCGCCAAAACCAGCGGTCACTACTTCTCCACCCAAACCATTGGCAACTACATTCTCTGTTCCAACATCTCCAGCCAAACCGGCGCCAACAACCTTTCCTGTTATAACAACATCTCCACCCAAACCGGCGCCAACCACCTTTCCTGGTATAAGAAGATCTCCACCCAAACCGGCGCCAACTGTCTTTCCTGTTATAACAACATCTCCACCCAAACCGGCGCCAACTACCTTTCGTGTTCCAACATCTCCGCCCAAACCGGCGCCAAGTACATTTTCTGTTCCAACTTCTCCAGCCAAACCAAAGCCTGCGGTGACAGCTGCCATAAGTACTACTACTTCTCCTCCTCGTGTGCCTAGTCCAGCACCAGTTGGTCCTCGAACTCTACTGTCTGACGGGACCCCACCTCAGTCGCCTTATAAAAAAGCTACCGCCCCACCACCATCTCCTTTGACCCTACCACCTCCTCAGTTTACATCCAAAGCCGAGACTCAGCCTACAATCCCTGCTGAGACAGAGCAAAAGACCGTGCTTGTTCAAACTAGGAGTGAAAAGCCCAAGTCTTGGTTTAATGGTACTGGAAACCATTTCGATGAGACTCACAAGCCTAGCAGCTATGCACATCGTGGGAATCACGAGGTGCACAAGGAAGTTGCGAAAAATGGGAAAGTTCACCGCAAGCAGTTCTCTTCAGATTCCGATGAGGTTGGCATGAGGGTTATAACAATTGCAGGGGAGAACAAAGGTGCTTTCATGGAAGTGATCAGGTCTCCCCTGAAACATACTTTTGATGGCACCCCTCATACTCTCCACAACAAGGGAAGCCTTAAAACTCAGAGCGATGGCACCGGATGGCACAGCTTTAGCAGCAGCAGTGATGAAGAGAAGTCCAAGAAGGACAAGAATTACAAAGCAAAGGCGGCAATGCTTCCTCCTCCAATGGGTGCATTCATGAATAGTAACGTGCAAGGTGTTAACAACTCGATTGTATTCCATTCTTCATGCTCTCATCATGATCCTGGTGTGcatctttctctttcaagAAAGCCTTCTGGTAATGGATTCCACGTCAAAGACAAAGGCAATGGCCATCACAGCTAG